A window of the Streptomyces formicae genome harbors these coding sequences:
- a CDS encoding MFS transporter, protein MTVMVQAPSDASAPRIAARRRSAPPVWAVVLAACAGQFLVVLDVSVVNTALPSMRADLGLSALGLQWVVNAYSIAFAGFMLLGGRAGDLYGRKRMFLVGLGLFTLASLAGGLAQEGWQLLAARAGQGLGAAVLAPSTLTLLTAAVPEGPARARAIATWTAVGAGGGAAGGLVGGVLTDALSWRWTLLINVPVGALVMLLGTRWLTESRAGERRRLDLPGAVLVTAGLATLAFGIVQTEQEGWAAAGTVVPLAAGLVLLLGFVGVEARAKSPLMPLKLFRVRSVSAANAAMFSCGAAMFCMWFFMTLYAQNVLGYTPLEAGLALMPSSLAVVVGSKLAPPLMRRLGARNVAVLGVLVSAAGFAWQSTMAAHGSYVTTIMLPGIVMMTGGGLAGTPLATLATSGADPSDAGLVSGLINTSRVMGGALGLAVLSTVAAARTGGGTSPEALTAGYALAFRTGTGVLLGGMVLMLLWLPRDGRARG, encoded by the coding sequence ATGACCGTCATGGTCCAGGCCCCCTCAGACGCATCAGCCCCCCGGATAGCCGCCCGTCGCCGCAGCGCGCCGCCCGTGTGGGCGGTCGTGCTGGCCGCCTGCGCCGGGCAGTTCCTCGTCGTCCTCGACGTGTCCGTGGTCAACACGGCGCTGCCCTCGATGCGGGCCGACCTGGGGCTGAGCGCGCTCGGACTCCAGTGGGTCGTCAACGCGTACTCGATCGCCTTCGCCGGATTCATGCTGCTCGGCGGGCGGGCCGGGGACCTCTACGGGCGCAAGCGGATGTTCCTGGTGGGACTGGGGCTGTTCACCCTGGCCTCCCTCGCGGGCGGGCTCGCGCAGGAGGGCTGGCAGCTGCTGGCCGCGCGCGCCGGACAGGGGCTGGGCGCCGCGGTGCTCGCGCCCTCCACGCTGACGCTGCTCACCGCGGCCGTGCCCGAGGGCCCCGCGCGCGCCCGGGCCATCGCCACCTGGACCGCGGTCGGCGCGGGCGGCGGCGCCGCGGGCGGGCTCGTCGGCGGGGTGCTCACCGACGCGCTCTCCTGGCGCTGGACGCTGCTGATCAATGTGCCGGTCGGTGCGCTCGTGATGCTGCTGGGCACACGGTGGCTGACGGAGAGCCGGGCAGGGGAGCGGCGCAGGCTCGACCTGCCGGGCGCGGTGCTCGTCACGGCGGGCCTCGCGACGCTCGCGTTCGGCATCGTCCAGACCGAGCAGGAGGGCTGGGCGGCCGCCGGGACCGTCGTGCCGCTGGCGGCGGGGCTGGTCCTGCTCCTGGGCTTCGTCGGGGTCGAGGCACGGGCGAAGTCGCCGCTGATGCCGCTGAAGCTGTTCCGGGTGCGGTCGGTGTCCGCGGCGAACGCGGCGATGTTCAGCTGTGGCGCCGCGATGTTCTGCATGTGGTTCTTCATGACCCTGTACGCCCAGAACGTCCTCGGCTACACCCCGCTGGAGGCCGGGCTCGCCCTGATGCCCAGTTCCCTCGCCGTCGTCGTCGGCTCGAAGCTCGCACCGCCCCTGATGCGGCGGCTCGGCGCCCGCAATGTCGCCGTACTCGGTGTGCTGGTCTCCGCCGCCGGCTTCGCCTGGCAGTCCACGATGGCCGCGCACGGCTCGTACGTCACCACGATCATGCTGCCCGGCATCGTCATGATGACCGGCGGCGGCCTCGCGGGCACCCCGCTCGCCACCCTCGCCACCTCGGGCGCGGACCCGTCCGACGCCGGCCTCGTCTCCGGCCTGATCAACACCTCGCGTGTCATGGGCGGCGCGCTCGGCCTCGCCGTCCTCTCGACGGTCGCGGCGGCGAGGACAGGCGGCGGGACGTCCCCGGAGGCGCTGACGGCCGGATACGCGCTGGCGTTCAGGACGGGCACGGGGGTGCTGCTGGGCGGCATGGTGCTGATGCTGCTGTGGCTGCCACGGGACGGACGCGCGCGGGGCTGA
- a CDS encoding acyl-CoA dehydrogenase yields the protein MGSTSAAVTGSIGITQEQGELADSVRRWLARAAPPEAVRKLLDAPGSGDTGRPVYWDGAAEQGLLGLHLPEEYGGGGGTLLDLAVVLEEAGRAALPGPYLPCVLASAVLARAGRGDLARTLAAGERIGAVALGPGTLAAARTPDGGHLLDGTAPPVLGGGHADLLVLETPSGWFAVDAADLAVHGSVRGHESADPTRPTAEVTAHALAVPPGHRLEVDPALVPDLAAVLFAADACGTASWALATATAYAKVREQFGRPIGQFQAVKHLCADMLVRLAQARALTWDAARAADEPPPARSLTAALAAATALDAAYSCAKDCIQILGGIGFTWEHDAHLHLRRALVARQLLGPGDTHRLRAVRLAAAGARRELRLELPPEAEPHRAAARAAIAPVRGAEPAAARRALAPTGYAAPHLPPPYGLGAGPLQQLAVEQEMRAAGVRVSDLSVATWVVPSLIAYGTQEQKDRYLPATLRGELLWCQLFSEPGAGSDLASLRTRAERTPDGRWRITGQKVWTSAAQWADHGILLARTDPDAPRHKGLTYFVVDMKTTDGIDIRPLKEITGESLFNEVYFDGALLPADAVVGAVDEGWRVARNTLGNERVHMADQLTFDTGLEELLARAPGLDDTHRARIGALAAEAHALACIGLRTTLQQVDGAEPGPDASVRKLVQTPHQQQVAELAVELLGPAGAVREGAGERAVHGLLMSRCLTIAGGTTQVQRNVVAERILGLPRD from the coding sequence ATGGGGAGCACCAGCGCCGCAGTCACGGGAAGCATCGGAATCACCCAGGAGCAGGGCGAGTTGGCGGACTCCGTACGCCGCTGGCTCGCGCGGGCCGCACCGCCCGAAGCCGTACGGAAACTCCTCGACGCACCCGGCAGCGGGGACACGGGGCGGCCCGTGTACTGGGACGGGGCGGCCGAGCAGGGGCTCCTCGGACTGCACCTGCCCGAGGAGTACGGCGGCGGGGGCGGAACGCTCCTCGACCTCGCGGTCGTCCTGGAGGAGGCCGGGCGGGCCGCGCTGCCCGGGCCGTACCTTCCCTGCGTGCTCGCCTCCGCCGTGCTCGCCCGGGCCGGGCGCGGCGATCTGGCGCGGACGCTCGCGGCCGGGGAGCGGATCGGGGCCGTCGCCCTCGGCCCGGGGACGCTCGCCGCGGCCCGGACCCCGGACGGCGGCCACCTGCTCGACGGGACCGCGCCGCCCGTGCTCGGCGGCGGCCACGCCGATCTGCTCGTCCTGGAGACCCCGTCCGGCTGGTTCGCCGTGGACGCGGCGGACCTCGCGGTGCACGGATCGGTACGCGGCCACGAGAGCGCCGACCCGACCCGCCCCACCGCCGAGGTCACCGCGCACGCCCTCGCCGTACCCCCCGGTCACCGGCTGGAGGTGGACCCCGCCCTCGTACCCGACCTCGCCGCCGTGCTGTTCGCGGCGGACGCGTGCGGCACCGCGTCCTGGGCGCTGGCCACCGCCACCGCGTACGCGAAGGTGCGTGAGCAGTTCGGGCGGCCCATCGGGCAGTTCCAGGCGGTCAAGCATCTGTGTGCGGACATGCTCGTACGCCTCGCCCAGGCACGCGCGCTCACCTGGGACGCGGCCCGCGCCGCCGACGAGCCGCCGCCGGCACGGAGCCTCACCGCCGCGCTCGCCGCCGCGACCGCGCTCGACGCCGCGTACAGCTGCGCCAAGGACTGCATCCAGATCCTCGGCGGCATCGGCTTCACCTGGGAGCACGACGCCCATCTGCATCTGCGCCGGGCCCTCGTCGCCCGCCAGCTCCTGGGACCCGGCGACACCCACCGGCTCCGGGCGGTCCGGCTCGCCGCCGCGGGCGCCCGCCGCGAACTGCGCCTGGAGCTCCCGCCCGAGGCCGAGCCCCATCGCGCGGCCGCGCGTGCGGCCATCGCCCCCGTCCGCGGCGCGGAGCCCGCGGCCGCCCGGCGCGCCCTCGCCCCCACCGGCTACGCCGCCCCGCACCTCCCGCCCCCGTACGGACTGGGCGCCGGACCTCTCCAGCAGCTCGCCGTCGAGCAGGAGATGCGGGCGGCCGGCGTCAGGGTGAGCGACCTGTCCGTCGCGACCTGGGTCGTACCGTCCCTCATCGCCTACGGCACCCAGGAGCAGAAGGACCGCTATCTGCCCGCGACCCTGCGCGGCGAACTGCTCTGGTGCCAGCTCTTCAGCGAGCCCGGCGCCGGCTCCGACCTCGCGAGCCTGCGCACCCGGGCCGAGCGCACCCCCGACGGCCGCTGGCGGATCACCGGCCAGAAGGTGTGGACGAGCGCCGCCCAGTGGGCCGACCACGGCATCCTCCTCGCCCGCACCGACCCCGACGCCCCCCGGCACAAGGGCCTCACCTACTTCGTCGTCGACATGAAGACCACCGACGGCATCGACATCCGCCCGCTGAAGGAGATCACCGGCGAATCCCTCTTCAACGAGGTGTACTTCGACGGCGCGCTGCTGCCCGCCGACGCCGTCGTCGGCGCGGTCGACGAAGGCTGGCGCGTCGCCCGCAACACGCTCGGCAACGAACGCGTCCACATGGCCGACCAGTTGACCTTCGACACCGGCCTGGAGGAGCTGCTCGCGCGGGCGCCCGGCCTCGACGACACCCACCGGGCCCGGATCGGCGCCCTCGCCGCCGAGGCGCACGCCCTCGCCTGCATCGGACTGCGCACCACGCTCCAGCAGGTCGACGGCGCGGAGCCGGGCCCCGACGCCTCCGTACGCAAACTCGTCCAGACCCCGCACCAGCAGCAGGTCGCCGAACTCGCCGTCGAACTCCTCGGCCCCGCGGGCGCGGTCCGCGAGGGCGCCGGCGAGCGGGCCGTCCACGGGCTGCTGATGTCCCGCTGCCTGACCATCGCGGGCGGCACCACCCAGGTCCAGCGCAACGTCGTCGCCGAGCGGATCCTCGGCCTGCCCAGGGACTGA
- a CDS encoding serpin family protein: protein MLARRTVLGAAMVALLTACGAEEDPPGDAARIDGELVGRLREDDAEAVAQAVNAFGFDLLKEADGSRLRNTVTSPVSVAVLLAMVLAGADGDTARDMARTLHLTDARDVRAGALLRMLADTDDVTLSVANALWAARGTPLRGDYLDFVTGTFGATAKEADLAARATADEIDRWASDRTEGRIPAIARDLGLPSADTVLVLLNAVYFLGTWTVRFDTEATREEPFTLTDGRSAAVPMMSLREEKLGYAERDGYAMLRLPYGKERRYGMEVLLPAPGSDLGALLDRLGAAEWAAGVAALREEHVHELALPRFALTWSLELNAVLDRLGMGAAFGPEADFSRMSPTNPVLSKVVHKTYIRVDENGTEAAAVTGGAMKTSLPLNPIVFRADRPFAFTVSDRRTGAALFLGTVTDPRG from the coding sequence GTGCTGGCAAGACGTACGGTGCTGGGGGCCGCGATGGTGGCGCTGCTGACCGCCTGCGGAGCCGAGGAGGACCCGCCGGGCGACGCCGCGCGCATCGACGGTGAACTCGTCGGGCGCCTGCGGGAGGACGATGCCGAGGCCGTGGCGCAGGCCGTGAACGCCTTCGGCTTCGACCTGCTGAAGGAAGCCGACGGATCGCGGCTCCGGAACACCGTCACTTCCCCGGTGTCGGTCGCGGTGCTCCTCGCGATGGTCCTCGCGGGAGCCGACGGCGACACCGCGCGCGACATGGCCCGCACCCTGCACCTCACCGACGCGCGCGACGTGCGCGCAGGCGCCCTGCTGCGGATGCTCGCGGACACCGACGACGTGACGCTCTCCGTGGCGAACGCCCTGTGGGCCGCCCGCGGCACACCGCTGCGGGGGGACTACCTCGACTTCGTCACCGGCACGTTCGGCGCGACGGCGAAGGAAGCCGACCTGGCGGCGCGGGCAACGGCCGACGAGATCGACCGGTGGGCGAGCGACCGCACCGAAGGCCGTATCCCGGCGATCGCCCGCGACCTCGGGCTGCCCTCTGCGGACACGGTGCTCGTCCTGCTCAACGCGGTCTACTTCCTGGGCACATGGACCGTCCGCTTCGACACGGAGGCCACCCGGGAGGAGCCGTTCACGCTCACCGACGGCCGCAGCGCCGCCGTCCCGATGATGAGCCTGCGCGAGGAGAAGCTCGGGTACGCCGAGCGCGACGGCTACGCCATGCTGCGCCTGCCGTACGGCAAGGAGCGCCGGTACGGGATGGAGGTGCTGCTCCCGGCCCCCGGCTCGGACCTCGGCGCGCTCCTGGACCGGCTCGGCGCGGCCGAATGGGCGGCCGGCGTGGCCGCGCTCCGCGAGGAGCACGTCCACGAGCTCGCGCTTCCGCGCTTCGCACTCACCTGGTCCCTGGAGCTCAACGCCGTGCTGGACCGGCTCGGGATGGGCGCGGCGTTCGGCCCGGAGGCCGACTTCTCCCGGATGTCGCCGACGAACCCCGTGCTGAGCAAGGTGGTGCACAAGACGTACATCCGGGTGGACGAGAACGGCACGGAGGCCGCCGCGGTGACCGGCGGCGCGATGAAGACGTCCTTGCCGCTGAACCCGATCGTGTTCCGCGCCGACCGGCCGTTCGCCTTCACCGTCTCGGACCGCCGGACCGGCGCCGCCCTCTTCCTCGGGACGGTCACCGACCCCCGGGGCTGA
- a CDS encoding class I SAM-dependent methyltransferase, which translates to MAAAPAAPEPETLAAFEAAKGFMPVQEGLALYAAAAGAGAALGLPLLEVGTYCGRSTILLADAARATGTVAVTVDHHRGSEEQQPGWDYHDPEVVDPEVGRMDTLPAFRRALHNAGLEEHVIAVVGRSPQVAKVWGREVGLVFIDGGHTDEHATNDYEGWAPHVAEGGLLVIHDVFPDPVDEWTGQAPYRIYLRALESGAFTEVSATDSLRVLRRTGRGI; encoded by the coding sequence ATGGCCGCCGCCCCCGCCGCCCCCGAGCCGGAGACCCTGGCCGCCTTCGAGGCCGCCAAGGGCTTCATGCCCGTGCAGGAGGGCCTGGCGCTGTACGCGGCGGCGGCCGGGGCCGGGGCCGCGCTCGGGCTGCCGCTGCTGGAGGTCGGGACGTACTGCGGGCGCTCCACGATCCTGCTCGCCGACGCCGCCCGCGCGACCGGCACGGTCGCCGTCACCGTCGACCACCACCGGGGCAGCGAGGAGCAGCAGCCCGGCTGGGACTACCACGACCCGGAGGTCGTGGACCCCGAGGTGGGACGGATGGATACGCTGCCCGCCTTTCGCCGGGCGCTGCACAACGCCGGCCTGGAGGAGCACGTGATCGCCGTCGTCGGGCGGTCGCCGCAGGTGGCGAAGGTGTGGGGCCGGGAGGTCGGGCTGGTCTTCATCGACGGCGGCCACACCGACGAGCACGCCACGAACGACTACGAGGGCTGGGCGCCGCACGTCGCGGAGGGCGGGCTGCTGGTGATCCACGACGTGTTCCCCGACCCGGTGGACGAGTGGACGGGCCAGGCGCCGTACCGCATCTACCTGCGCGCGCTGGAGTCCGGGGCCTTCACGGAGGTCTCGGCGACGGACTCGCTGCGCGTGCTGCGCCGCACCGGCCGGGGGATCTGA
- a CDS encoding N-acetylmuramoyl-L-alanine amidase: MPTNVTTVPYDRIKPLAVAAALAACLAGCAQAAVPADSSKDSKGQSAPRTRPTAAPPTGNLPLAGKTVVVDPGHNPGNFRHTREISELVDIGTDRKECDTTGTATDDGYSEADFTLDVSHRLRTLLEKQGATVRFTQDGDRAFGPCVDERARIGNEAAADAVVSVHADGSAAGNRGFHVILPALVKDGAADTAKITGPSRELGERIATKFAAATGSPRSNYVGGGTGLDVRGDLGGLNLSTVPKVFIECGNMRDAKDAARLKSPAWRQKAASGIAGGISTYLRG, translated from the coding sequence GTGCCGACGAACGTGACGACAGTGCCGTACGACCGGATCAAGCCGCTCGCCGTTGCCGCTGCCCTGGCCGCCTGCCTCGCCGGATGCGCCCAGGCCGCGGTGCCGGCCGACTCCTCGAAGGACTCGAAGGGGCAGTCCGCTCCCCGCACGAGGCCGACCGCGGCACCGCCCACGGGAAATCTCCCCCTCGCCGGGAAGACCGTGGTCGTCGACCCCGGCCACAACCCGGGCAACTTCCGCCACACCCGCGAGATCAGCGAACTCGTGGACATCGGAACCGACCGCAAGGAATGCGACACCACGGGCACGGCCACCGACGACGGTTACTCCGAGGCCGATTTCACCCTCGATGTTTCACACCGCCTTCGCACTCTGCTGGAGAAGCAGGGCGCGACCGTCCGTTTCACCCAGGACGGCGACCGTGCCTTCGGCCCCTGTGTGGACGAGCGCGCCCGTATCGGCAACGAGGCCGCGGCCGACGCCGTCGTCTCCGTCCACGCGGACGGCTCGGCCGCCGGGAACCGCGGGTTCCATGTGATCCTCCCCGCCCTGGTGAAGGACGGCGCCGCCGACACGGCGAAGATCACCGGCCCGTCGCGCGAGCTCGGCGAGCGCATCGCCACGAAGTTCGCCGCCGCGACCGGCAGCCCACGCTCCAACTACGTGGGCGGCGGCACCGGGTTGGACGTGCGCGGCGACCTCGGCGGTCTGAATCTGTCCACCGTTCCCAAGGTGTTCATCGAGTGCGGGAACATGCGCGACGCGAAGGACGCGGCGCGGCTGAAGAGCCCGGCGTGGCGGCAGAAGGCGGCGAGCGGGATCGCGGGCGGCATCAGCACCTACCTGCGGGGCTAG
- a CDS encoding DUF5336 domain-containing protein produces MNIRSLTRGDGVVIGAAVLLFIASFLDVISYDAEVPLEPPSAWATLGNALGVYMVGVIGAALIVIARGLPQPRKIAGIDLGQFGVAAAIITFWNFFWTIVDLGEGVSAGAGLILGLISSLILAAAAVATPLVPALKGALLPAPRPQAPQPYGMQPGQPGQPGAGYGYPGAQQQPYGMQQPGQPQPYGVQPQHGQPGPQQGGPAAGPAGADFAPFWFAVPVARPLYAEDGSPTPVAELAPGTWYLAVEQRGPGLVAQTQDGRRGVLQDTSGIQRG; encoded by the coding sequence GTGAACATCCGCTCCCTCACTCGAGGCGATGGCGTGGTGATCGGAGCAGCGGTGTTGCTGTTCATCGCCTCCTTCCTCGACGTCATCTCGTACGACGCCGAGGTCCCCCTCGAACCCCCGAGCGCCTGGGCCACCCTCGGGAACGCGCTCGGTGTCTACATGGTCGGTGTGATCGGCGCGGCGCTCATCGTCATCGCCCGCGGTCTGCCGCAGCCGCGCAAGATCGCCGGGATCGACCTCGGTCAGTTCGGAGTCGCCGCCGCGATCATCACGTTCTGGAACTTCTTCTGGACGATCGTCGACCTCGGCGAAGGGGTGAGCGCCGGCGCGGGCCTGATCCTCGGCCTGATCTCCTCGCTGATCCTCGCCGCGGCGGCCGTCGCCACGCCGCTGGTCCCCGCCCTCAAGGGTGCGCTCCTGCCGGCTCCGCGTCCGCAGGCCCCGCAGCCGTACGGGATGCAGCCGGGGCAGCCGGGCCAGCCGGGGGCCGGTTACGGCTACCCGGGCGCCCAGCAGCAGCCGTACGGGATGCAGCAGCCCGGGCAGCCGCAGCCGTACGGTGTCCAGCCGCAGCACGGCCAGCCGGGGCCCCAGCAGGGCGGCCCTGCGGCGGGCCCGGCCGGCGCCGACTTCGCGCCGTTCTGGTTCGCGGTGCCGGTGGCCCGGCCGCTGTACGCGGAGGACGGCTCGCCGACCCCGGTCGCCGAGCTTGCGCCCGGCACCTGGTATCTCGCGGTCGAGCAGCGCGGCCCCGGCCTCGTGGCCCAGACGCAGGACGGCCGGCGCGGTGTCCTCCAGGACACGTCCGGGATCCAGCGCGGCTGA
- a CDS encoding LLM class F420-dependent oxidoreductase yields MRLGLALGYWGRGPNPAHLDLAREAERLGYDSVWTAEAWGSDAFTPLTWIAAHTSRIRLGTAVAQMAARTPTATAMHALTLDHLSGGRMLLGLGLSGPQVVEGWYGRPFPKSPLTATREYVDVIRQVLRREAPVELAGRFHGHPYAGDDGTGLGRPLKPITHPLRAGLPVLLGAEGPKNIAQTTRIADGWLPLYWSPFRTDVYQASLDGVPENFVIAPMARAAVCDDVAEGLLPVKAMLGFYIGGMGHAARNFHADLMARMGYADEARHIQRLFAEGRREEAVLAVPDAFADEISLVGPRERIAERLELWRKGPVTDLLVTAPDPGTLRVLAELNA; encoded by the coding sequence ATGCGGCTGGGACTCGCACTCGGCTACTGGGGGCGCGGCCCGAACCCCGCCCATCTCGACCTCGCCCGCGAGGCCGAGCGCCTCGGCTACGACTCCGTCTGGACCGCCGAGGCCTGGGGCTCCGACGCCTTCACGCCGCTGACCTGGATCGCCGCCCACACCTCCCGTATCCGCCTGGGCACGGCCGTGGCCCAGATGGCCGCCCGCACGCCGACCGCCACCGCGATGCACGCGCTCACGCTCGACCACCTCTCCGGCGGCCGGATGCTCCTCGGGCTCGGCCTCTCCGGACCACAGGTGGTGGAGGGCTGGTACGGCCGTCCGTTCCCGAAGAGCCCGCTGACCGCGACCCGTGAGTACGTCGACGTCATCCGCCAGGTCCTGCGCCGCGAGGCGCCGGTCGAGCTCGCGGGCCGCTTCCATGGGCACCCGTACGCAGGCGACGACGGCACCGGACTCGGCAGGCCGCTCAAGCCGATCACCCATCCGCTCCGCGCCGGTCTCCCCGTCCTGCTCGGCGCGGAGGGTCCGAAGAACATCGCCCAGACGACCCGGATCGCCGACGGCTGGCTGCCGCTGTACTGGTCGCCGTTCCGGACGGACGTCTACCAGGCATCGCTGGACGGGGTCCCCGAGAACTTTGTGATCGCGCCGATGGCCCGGGCCGCCGTCTGCGACGACGTCGCCGAGGGGCTGCTTCCGGTCAAGGCGATGCTCGGCTTCTACATCGGCGGCATGGGCCACGCCGCCCGCAACTTCCACGCCGATCTGATGGCGCGGATGGGGTACGCGGACGAAGCCCGCCACATCCAGCGGCTGTTCGCCGAGGGCCGCCGCGAGGAGGCGGTGCTCGCCGTCCCGGACGCCTTCGCCGACGAGATCTCGCTCGTCGGTCCGCGTGAACGGATCGCCGAGCGGCTGGAGTTGTGGCGCAAGGGCCCAGTGACGGACCTTCTGGTCACGGCGCCCGACCCGGGCACCCTGCGCGTACTGGCGGAGCTGAACGCGTAG
- a CDS encoding prenyltransferase yields the protein MTSTGGAPGEARGSTEHLVLPGVLTAEQAAETVAGILAVQREDGAIPWFRGHHLDPWDHTEAAMALDAAGEHAAAARAYEWLARHQLTDGSWYAAYRDGNADEPTDRGRETNFCAYAAVGVWHHYLATGDDGFLDRMWPTVYAAVEFVLRLQQPGGQIGWKRESDGTAVADALLTGSSSVHHALRCALAIADEREEPQPDWELATGALAHAIRRHPERFLDKSRYSMDWYYPVLGGALTGAEAKARIEDRWDDFVVPGLGVRCVLPNPWVTGGESCELALALWAMGESDRALEILQSIRHLRADGGMYWTGYVFEGNRAVWPEELTTWTAGSLLLAVAALGGDEATTAVFGGERLPRGLDPACCG from the coding sequence GGCGAAGCCAGGGGGAGCACCGAGCACCTCGTCCTGCCCGGGGTCCTCACCGCCGAGCAGGCCGCCGAGACCGTCGCCGGGATCCTCGCCGTCCAGCGTGAGGACGGCGCGATCCCCTGGTTCCGTGGGCACCACCTCGACCCCTGGGACCACACCGAGGCCGCCATGGCCCTGGACGCGGCGGGCGAACACGCCGCCGCCGCCCGGGCCTACGAGTGGCTCGCCAGGCACCAGCTCACCGACGGCTCCTGGTACGCCGCCTACCGCGACGGCAACGCCGACGAGCCGACCGACCGCGGCCGCGAGACCAACTTCTGTGCGTACGCGGCCGTCGGCGTCTGGCACCACTACCTCGCCACCGGCGACGACGGCTTCCTCGACCGGATGTGGCCGACGGTTTACGCCGCCGTCGAGTTCGTGCTGCGGCTCCAGCAGCCCGGCGGCCAGATCGGCTGGAAGCGCGAGAGCGACGGCACCGCCGTCGCCGACGCTCTGCTGACCGGCAGCTCCTCCGTCCACCACGCCCTGCGCTGCGCCCTCGCCATCGCCGACGAACGCGAGGAGCCCCAGCCCGACTGGGAACTGGCGACCGGCGCGCTCGCCCACGCGATACGCCGCCACCCCGAGCGGTTCCTCGACAAGTCCCGCTACTCGATGGACTGGTACTACCCGGTGCTCGGCGGCGCGCTGACGGGCGCGGAGGCGAAGGCCCGCATCGAGGACCGCTGGGACGACTTCGTGGTCCCCGGCCTCGGCGTGCGGTGCGTGCTGCCGAACCCGTGGGTGACGGGCGGTGAGAGCTGTGAACTGGCGCTCGCGCTCTGGGCGATGGGCGAGTCCGACCGCGCGCTGGAGATACTCCAGTCCATCCGCCACCTGCGCGCCGACGGCGGCATGTACTGGACGGGTTACGTCTTCGAGGGCAACCGGGCCGTCTGGCCCGAGGAGTTGACGACGTGGACGGCCGGCTCCCTGCTGCTGGCCGTGGCGGCACTCGGCGGCGACGAGGCGACGACGGCGGTCTTCGGCGGTGAGCGCCTGCCGAGGGGGCTGGACCCGGCCTGCTGCGGGTAG